One window of the Pedobacter ginsengisoli genome contains the following:
- the ccoS gene encoding cbb3-type cytochrome oxidase assembly protein CcoS, translated as MEMIYFLIGCSILLAMIFLVAFFWAIKSGQNDDTFTPAVRILFDDEMMEKEREISDEDHT; from the coding sequence ATGGAAATGATCTATTTTCTTATCGGTTGCAGCATTTTGTTAGCAATGATATTTCTTGTGGCTTTTTTTTGGGCAATTAAATCCGGCCAGAATGACGACACCTTTACTCCTGCTGTTAGAATCCTTTTCGATGATGAAATGATGGAAAAGGAAAGAGAAATAAGTGACGAAGATCATACTTAG
- a CDS encoding heavy metal translocating P-type ATPase encodes MLKGSLILSEEHCFHCGEDIISQEYIQNNKKFCCSGCKTIYEILTENNLSNYYLYNKVPGKTQSKLTSNFDYLDVKQITRKLIDFEDDSKTIITLYIPAIHCSSCIWLLEHIHLLQPGILQSRIDFLKKQVSLTFKNNKITLKQVVQLLSSIGYEPLISLQDVVKNNNSRKTDRTLITKIAVAGFCFGNVMLLSFPEYFGLGDFEHEFKDFFGWLNLAFSLPIVLYSGRDYFFSAWTNLKAKRLNLDFPLALGILVMFFRSLYEIISHTGAGFVDTLCGLVFFLLIGKWMQVRTFHHISFERDYRSYFPVAVTVINEEIEKPTALGDLKIGDRILIRSHEILPADAILLKGDAEIDFSFVTGESIPVKKTLGEIIYAGGRQLSGSIEMEVLKPVSQSYLTQLWNNSAFIESKKKIKTFSDTASRYFSVILLVIALSSGIFWLYSDSSKALASFTAVLIIACPCALALSSPFTLAAVLSVFDKNRFYLKNTSVVEELARINTYVFDKTGTITSPDAATLSFNGSISEEHMQLISDLARNSGHLLSRELTKFINKPKLFPVIEYTEKIGRGISGKVNGNYVKLGSSTFLNLPLKNSSPSSSIHVTINDFYMGYFTIKQQWRNGFKELMLKLSIWADLHLLSGDHDHEKAELIPFFEDTRKLHFKQSPQDKLDYIQQLQKEGKKVLMFGDGLNDSGALKQSDLGVAITDNINNFSPGCDAILDGISFHKIPQFIQQAKDGVKVIRLSFILSLMYNALGLYFAVQGLLSPLMAAILMPISTITIILFTTISVRLFAHKNKLLWK; translated from the coding sequence ATGCTAAAAGGAAGCCTAATTTTATCAGAAGAGCATTGTTTTCATTGTGGAGAGGATATTATAAGTCAGGAATATATCCAGAATAACAAAAAATTTTGCTGTTCAGGATGTAAAACCATCTATGAAATCTTAACGGAGAACAACCTCTCCAACTATTATCTTTATAACAAGGTCCCTGGAAAAACTCAAAGTAAGTTAACTTCAAATTTCGATTACCTTGATGTTAAACAAATTACTAGAAAGCTGATTGATTTTGAAGACGATAGTAAAACGATTATAACATTATATATTCCTGCCATCCATTGTAGTTCATGTATTTGGTTGTTGGAGCATATTCATTTACTGCAACCTGGTATATTGCAATCAAGAATTGATTTTCTTAAAAAACAGGTTTCACTAACATTTAAAAACAATAAAATTACTTTAAAGCAAGTTGTGCAACTCTTATCTTCAATTGGTTATGAACCATTAATAAGTTTACAAGATGTTGTAAAAAACAATAACTCCAGAAAGACGGATAGAACTCTTATAACAAAAATTGCAGTAGCAGGTTTCTGTTTTGGCAATGTTATGTTATTAAGTTTTCCAGAATATTTTGGCCTTGGTGATTTTGAGCATGAATTTAAGGATTTTTTTGGATGGCTTAACCTGGCATTTTCTTTACCTATTGTTTTATATAGCGGAAGAGATTACTTCTTTTCTGCATGGACAAATTTAAAAGCAAAAAGATTAAATCTGGATTTCCCATTAGCACTTGGTATCCTGGTTATGTTTTTTCGCTCACTATACGAGATCATATCACATACAGGAGCAGGTTTTGTAGATACACTTTGCGGATTGGTATTCTTTCTATTAATAGGAAAATGGATGCAGGTAAGGACTTTCCATCACATTTCCTTTGAAAGAGATTATCGTTCTTATTTTCCGGTAGCTGTAACTGTAATTAATGAAGAAATTGAAAAACCAACTGCTCTTGGTGACTTAAAAATTGGCGACAGAATCCTAATACGTAGTCACGAAATTTTGCCTGCAGATGCCATTCTACTTAAAGGTGATGCCGAAATTGACTTCAGCTTCGTAACAGGAGAATCTATTCCTGTAAAAAAAACATTAGGCGAAATTATTTATGCCGGGGGCCGACAACTATCAGGTTCAATTGAAATGGAAGTATTGAAACCCGTATCGCAAAGCTACCTGACCCAACTCTGGAACAATAGTGCTTTTATTGAATCCAAAAAAAAGATTAAAACATTTAGTGATACAGCCAGCAGATATTTTAGTGTTATACTACTAGTAATAGCTCTAAGTTCTGGTATTTTTTGGCTTTATTCAGATTCATCTAAAGCACTTGCTTCTTTTACCGCCGTTCTAATTATAGCTTGTCCTTGTGCATTAGCTTTGAGTTCACCTTTTACATTAGCGGCAGTATTATCTGTTTTTGACAAAAACAGATTCTATTTGAAAAATACTTCAGTTGTTGAAGAACTGGCGCGTATCAATACCTATGTATTTGACAAGACGGGAACGATAACTAGTCCAGATGCCGCCACACTTTCTTTTAACGGTAGTATAAGTGAGGAACACATGCAGCTAATCAGTGATCTTGCCAGAAATTCAGGGCATTTACTGAGTCGTGAATTAACAAAATTTATTAATAAACCTAAATTATTTCCTGTAATAGAGTATACTGAAAAGATTGGAAGAGGTATCAGTGGTAAGGTTAATGGAAATTACGTAAAATTGGGAAGTTCTACCTTCCTTAACCTTCCGCTGAAAAACTCTTCCCCAAGTAGTTCAATCCATGTGACGATCAATGATTTTTATATGGGCTATTTTACAATCAAGCAGCAATGGAGAAATGGTTTTAAAGAACTAATGCTAAAATTAAGTATCTGGGCAGATTTACATCTACTCTCAGGGGATCATGATCACGAAAAAGCAGAACTAATCCCGTTCTTTGAAGATACCAGAAAACTGCATTTCAAACAATCGCCACAAGACAAACTTGATTATATACAGCAACTTCAAAAGGAAGGTAAGAAAGTGTTGATGTTTGGTGATGGCCTTAACGATTCAGGGGCATTAAAACAAAGTGACCTTGGTGTTGCTATAACAGATAATATCAATAATTTTTCTCCAGGCTGTGATGCTATATTGGATGGCATATCATTTCATAAAATACCACAATTTATTCAGCAAGCTAAAGATGGTGTTAAAGTAATTAGACTTTCTTTTATTCTTTCCCTGATGTACAACGCACTAGGTTTATACTTTGCAGTTCAGGGCTTATTATCTCCATTAATGGCAGCAATACTAATGCCCATAAGTACCATTACAATTATCCTGTTTACCACAATATCAGTAAGGCTCTTTGCCCACAAAAATAAATTATTATGGAAATGA
- a CDS encoding RNA polymerase sigma factor RpoD/SigA: MRAIKIQRLITNRDDVTRRYFNDLEKMPLAKVEEEVELAMKIRSGDQAAQDRLVILNLRFVVSVAKKYLGNGISLNDLINEGNIGLISAASRFDETKGFKFISYAVWWIRQAILAAISNCDRTMRLPQNQILSVTGINKSKVKLLMQLEREPTLQELADDTGFSVKLINELTNISRRCRSLDEEINDESGSTLLDLIADNNPDINPDQMEKSSLLIELRRIMKVKLTKRECYILENFYGLTASGPIDMDTIAENLKISKERVRQVKYGSLNKLKMVAQTKLLFQHLS; the protein is encoded by the coding sequence ATGAGAGCAATAAAAATTCAAAGACTAATAACAAATCGCGACGATGTAACCAGACGTTATTTCAATGATTTAGAAAAAATGCCACTAGCCAAAGTTGAGGAAGAGGTAGAGTTAGCTATGAAAATTAGAAGTGGTGATCAAGCCGCTCAGGATAGACTTGTTATTCTTAACTTACGTTTTGTTGTGTCGGTCGCAAAAAAATACTTGGGCAATGGCATAAGTCTCAATGATCTTATAAATGAAGGTAATATTGGTTTAATTAGTGCTGCTTCTCGCTTTGACGAAACAAAGGGATTTAAATTCATTAGTTACGCAGTGTGGTGGATAAGACAAGCCATTTTAGCAGCCATTTCTAATTGTGATAGAACAATGAGATTGCCACAAAACCAAATTCTTAGTGTTACTGGTATAAATAAATCAAAAGTCAAACTGTTAATGCAATTGGAGCGTGAACCAACTTTACAGGAGTTAGCAGATGATACAGGATTTAGTGTAAAACTAATAAATGAACTCACTAATATATCCAGACGTTGTAGATCGCTCGATGAAGAAATAAATGATGAAAGTGGTTCAACACTTCTTGATCTCATAGCAGACAATAATCCAGATATAAATCCAGATCAAATGGAAAAATCATCTCTGCTGATAGAACTAAGGCGCATAATGAAAGTCAAACTTACTAAAAGAGAATGCTATATTTTGGAGAATTTTTATGGGTTAACTGCTAGTGGACCAATTGATATGGACACTATTGCAGAAAACTTAAAGATTTCCAAAGAACGCGTTAGACAAGTTAAATATGGTTCTTTAAATAAACTAAAGATGGTTGCGCAAACTAAGTTACTTTTTCAGCACCTATCATAA
- a CDS encoding formylglycine-generating enzyme family protein, translated as MLPIFLVLSCNPINKSEGTNTANLNKAESCSDNLPSRYGIAMHSQQDSLLSSTSRSSVKGMKWIPAGTFLMGATDNEGRTDEYPSHLVKLDGFWMDEKEVTNAEFTQFVKATGYKTVAERTPDWEEIKKQLPAGTPKPSEDLLVAASLTFNPPSRPVPLHDASQWWAWTPGADWKHPEGPKSNLKGRDNYPVTQVCWEDANAYAKWAGKRLPTEAEWEYAARGGQKNTIYPWGNEQVEIGKPKANTWQGSFPDKNTDWDGYHGLAPTGSFPANAYGLFDMAGNVWEWVSDWYTNDYYESLKAKTVINPKGPTTSFDPDEPTVPKKVTRGGSFMCNSSYCKGYRVTARMKSSPDTGLQNTGFRCVKSKSGSEK; from the coding sequence TTGTTACCCATTTTTTTGGTGCTCTCCTGCAATCCGATCAATAAATCTGAAGGAACAAATACTGCTAATCTTAATAAGGCTGAGTCATGCTCCGATAATTTACCAAGCAGGTATGGTATAGCAATGCACAGTCAGCAGGATTCTTTGCTTTCTTCGACTTCAAGAAGCTCTGTTAAAGGAATGAAGTGGATTCCAGCAGGCACATTTTTAATGGGTGCAACTGACAATGAGGGGCGTACAGATGAATACCCTTCACACCTGGTCAAACTAGATGGCTTTTGGATGGATGAAAAAGAAGTTACTAATGCTGAATTTACCCAATTTGTGAAGGCCACAGGTTATAAAACAGTAGCAGAGAGGACACCTGATTGGGAAGAAATTAAAAAACAATTACCTGCAGGAACACCAAAGCCATCAGAGGATTTGTTAGTAGCTGCTTCCCTAACATTTAACCCTCCTTCCAGGCCCGTTCCTCTTCACGATGCATCTCAATGGTGGGCGTGGACGCCCGGAGCAGACTGGAAGCATCCTGAGGGGCCAAAGAGTAATTTAAAAGGTAGAGATAATTATCCGGTTACCCAGGTTTGCTGGGAAGATGCAAATGCTTATGCAAAATGGGCGGGTAAAAGATTGCCTACTGAGGCCGAATGGGAATATGCAGCAAGAGGAGGACAGAAAAACACAATATATCCCTGGGGAAATGAGCAGGTTGAGATTGGAAAACCCAAAGCAAATACCTGGCAAGGAAGCTTTCCGGATAAAAATACAGACTGGGATGGGTATCATGGCTTGGCACCAACAGGATCATTCCCTGCCAATGCATATGGCTTATTCGATATGGCCGGCAATGTTTGGGAATGGGTTTCAGACTGGTACACAAACGATTACTACGAAAGCCTGAAAGCTAAAACAGTTATTAACCCAAAAGGACCAACAACGAGTTTTGATCCTGATGAACCTACAGTTCCAAAGAAAGTAACCCGGGGTGGGTCGTTTATGTGCAATAGTTCATATTGTAAAGGCTACAGGGTAACAGCAAGAATGAAATCATCCCCCGACACAGGTTTGCAAAATACTGGCTTCAGATGTGTAAAATCCAAATCCGGTTCTGAAAAATAA
- a CDS encoding sugar phosphate isomerase/epimerase family protein: MTTRRNFLQKGILGLASTSLVSIPTAFATSVKSETSKGKPDPFKLGIAGYSFINFNLDESLKIMKKVDVHYLCIKDFHLPYKSTVEEIAAFHAKLKENNVTGYAVGPIYTKTRKEIDDAFDYAKRVGVDLVIGIPLHDDLDYVAQKTKEYNIRYAIHNHGPEDKLYPSAESIYNLIKNLDNRIGICFDMGHNKRDGRDSVADFQKFSKRIFDMHLKNVTAATKDGSTCELGRGIIDIPAYVKMLRKVNYTGSCSLEYEKDMKDPLAGIAESIGYFKGVCDATR; this comes from the coding sequence ATGACTACAAGAAGAAATTTTTTGCAAAAAGGAATATTAGGGCTAGCCTCAACTAGTTTAGTAAGCATACCAACTGCTTTTGCCACATCTGTTAAATCAGAAACCTCTAAAGGAAAACCGGACCCTTTTAAATTAGGTATTGCTGGCTATAGCTTTATTAATTTTAATTTGGATGAATCTTTAAAGATCATGAAAAAAGTTGATGTACATTATCTATGTATTAAAGACTTTCACCTACCATATAAAAGTACAGTTGAAGAAATAGCTGCATTTCATGCTAAACTTAAAGAAAATAATGTAACTGGCTATGCAGTAGGACCTATATACACTAAAACAAGAAAAGAAATAGATGATGCATTCGACTATGCCAAAAGAGTTGGTGTTGACTTGGTTATAGGTATCCCATTACATGACGACTTGGACTACGTTGCCCAAAAAACAAAGGAATATAATATTCGATATGCAATCCATAATCATGGCCCGGAGGATAAGCTATATCCAAGTGCTGAAAGTATTTACAACCTCATTAAAAACCTTGACAATCGCATTGGAATATGCTTTGATATGGGACACAACAAAAGAGATGGACGTGATTCGGTGGCCGATTTTCAAAAATTCTCTAAACGTATCTTTGATATGCATTTAAAAAATGTAACTGCTGCCACAAAAGATGGTTCCACCTGTGAGCTTGGCCGCGGTATAATTGACATCCCGGCGTATGTAAAGATGCTAAGAAAGGTAAACTACACCGGTTCATGCAGCTTAGAATATGAAAAAGACATGAAAGATCCATTAGCGGGAATAGCGGAATCCATTGGATATTTTAAGGGTGTTTGTGATGCCACACGATAA